Genomic window (Cohaesibacter intestini):
ATGAAGCTTTTCCCGTTCCTTTTGGCGGAAGTCGGAATCCTGTTCCTGTTTGCCTATCTCGAAGACGCAGCTTTGCTGCTCCCCAGACTGTTGGGCTTCGTCGGCTAAGGAGCCAATAGAACCATAAAGACCACGCATTTCTTACACCTAACGGGGGAACTACCATGAAGAAAACAGTTTATGCTCTGACCGTCAGCGCTTTTGCCATTCTCGCGGCCAACGCCGCCATGGCTGATGGCAAAGTTCTGAAATTTGCCCATGACAACAAAGCCGATGCCTTTGAAAATCCGGCCCATGCCTGCACCGGTGTTTTTGCCAACATCGTCAATGCCGACACCAACGGCAGCGTCAAGGTCGAGGTTTTCCCATCCAACCAGCTTGGCTCGGCATCCGAACATGTTCAGATGGTGCGCGATGGCTTCATTCAGGCAACGTTGACTTCCACCGGTGCGCTTGCCAGCTATTATCCACGCATCGACGTACTCAACCTGCCTTTCGCCTTTGGCAGCAACGCCGCGACCTATCAGGTATTTGATGGAGAGTTCGGCCAGACACTGGCAACCGACATCGAGGCAACATTGGGTGACGTGGAAGTCCTCGGCTTCCCCGATACCGGTGGCTTCTTTGCTGTGACCAACTCCAAGCGGTCCATCGCCAAGCTCGAAGATTTTGACGGCATCCGCATCCGCACGATGACCCTGCCGTCCCATCAGGCAATCATCAATGCTCTGGGTGCCGAAGCCTATCCGTTGAGCTGGGGTGAAGTCTATTCCGGCCTTCAGACCGGTGTCATCGATGGCCAGATGAACCCGGTTCCGACCGTGTATTTCGCCAAGTTCAACGAAGTCCAGAAATACATGACCCTCACCAACCATCTGTTCTCACCTTACACGCTGATGATCA
Coding sequences:
- a CDS encoding DctP family TRAP transporter solute-binding subunit, translated to MKKTVYALTVSAFAILAANAAMADGKVLKFAHDNKADAFENPAHACTGVFANIVNADTNGSVKVEVFPSNQLGSASEHVQMVRDGFIQATLTSTGALASYYPRIDVLNLPFAFGSNAATYQVFDGEFGQTLATDIEATLGDVEVLGFPDTGGFFAVTNSKRSIAKLEDFDGIRIRTMTLPSHQAIINALGAEAYPLSWGEVYSGLQTGVIDGQMNPVPTVYFAKFNEVQKYMTLTNHLFSPYTLMINKAFYDGLTEHEQKILHYAAESCVTASRGLARVIEASDRGLAGLMDKMEVTALSDDQRKAMADATQPAFEKHVKDNLDEKAGELLTLFRDQVMKANDNTYIK